CCAGTTCATCTGATTCAGGTGAACTTCCACATCCCTTCTTCTGTGTTAAGATTATCTTAAATGTATTCTTGCATTGTACTTGCATTTTTTCCTCGTCCCATTTCAAAGTTTTGGATGCCAAACAGATGATACTCAGTGTACATTTGACTGGCAGGTATATGATGTTTTCTGATTCTCTTTGGCTTGCAGGGGCTTTTGATGGTGTCCTTGAGCTTCTGGTTCGAGCTGGTAGAAGTCTCCCAGAAGCAGTAATGATGATGATCCCTGAAGCCTGGCAAAATGACAAAAATATGGATCCTCAGCGGAAGGCCTTGTATGAATATTTCTCAGCTCTAATGGAGCCATGGGATGGACCTGCTCTGATATCATGTAATTTATCCTTCTTGTTAAAAGGGTCTAACATGATCTTTTAGCCTTCTTTGACTGATGGAAACTTATTTGCAGTTACTGATGGTCGCTACCTTGGAGCTACATTGGATCGCAATGGGCTCCGTCCCGGTCGGTTTTATGTTACACACAGTGGACGAGTCATCATGGCCAGTGAAGTTGGTGTAGTGGATATTCCTCCTGAAGATGTGCTCAGGAAAGGAAGACTAAACCCTGGGATGATGCTTTTGGTAGATTTTGAGAATCACATTGTTGTCGACGATGAAGCATTGAAGCAACAATATTCACTAGCTAGGCCTTATGGGGAATGGCTTCAGAGGCAAAAAATTGAACTCAATGACATTGTAGACTCGGTTCAGGAATCAGAGAGGCTCCCTCCCTCAATTGCTGGATCTATGCCAgtaagtgattggttttctttttattaattgtTTCCCGCATCTTCATCAAGTGGAGTTTTGTTTTTTTATAATCTCACTGATTAATTCTGTGACTTGAAGGCTTCCAATGATGATGACAACATGGATAACTTAGGAATTCATGGCTTATTGGCTCCATTGAAGGCTTTTGGGTATGTAACAATCTGTCCTGCTCTTCTTAACTCAATGGACATGCCTTAGTGTAACATCCTGTAATGTTCTTCTGGCTTTCATGCAGCTATACCGTTGAGGCTTTGGAGATGCTGCTGCTTCCCATGGCTAAAGATGGGACAGAGGCCCttggttcaatgggaaatgatGCTCCATTGGCAGTTATGTCCAACCGAGAGAAGCTTACATTTGAATATTTCAAGCAAATGTTTGCTCAAGTAACCAATCCCCCTATTGATCCTATTCGGGAGAAAATAGTGACTTCCATGGAATGCATGATTGGTCCAGAAGGAGATCTAACAGAAACAACGGAAGAGCAATGTCATCGTCTTTCACTGAAGGGGCCTCTTTTATCAATTGAAGAGACAGAAGCAATTAAAAAGATGAAATTCAAAGGTTGGCGTAGTAAAGTTCTTGACATAACTTATTCAAAGGACTGTGGGAGGAAGGGTTTAGAGGAAACCTTGGACAGGATTTGTGCTGAAGCACGAGATGCGATTAAGGAAGGTTATACATTACTGGTACTTTCTGACAGAGGTATTGCATTGTTCCCAACTGATCTTTGATTGAACTTTTTGTGGCATTGTACTGCACCTCCTCTATTGCCCATGCCATCTTTTCTTTTAATGAATCATGATTGAAGGTACTAATTTCACCCTCCTTTGTATCTGTAGCTTTTTCATCGAAGCGTGTTGCTGTGAGCTCCCTTTTGGCTGTTGGCGCTGTTCATCACCATCTTGTTAAAAATCTTGAGCGTACACGAGTTGGATTAATAGTTGAATCTGCAGAACCACGTGAAGTGCACCATTTCTGCACATTGGTTGGATTTGGTGCAGATGCTATATGCCCATATTTGGCCATAGAGACCATTTGGAGATTGCAGGTGGATGGGAAGATTCCTCCTAAATCTAGTGGTGAGTTCCATTCAAAGGAAGAGCTGGTCAAGAAGTATTTCAAGGCAAGCAACTATGGAATGATGAAGGTTCTTGCCAAAATGGGGATATCTACTCTGGCCTCATACAAGGGTGCTCAAATCTTTGAAGCTTTGGGCCTCTCTTCAGAAGTGATTGAGAAATGCTTTGCAAGAACTCCGAGCAGAGTTGAAGGAGCAACATTTGAGATGCTAGCTCGTGATGCACTTCATTTGCATGAGTTAGCATTCCCTTCTCGTGCTTTTGCTCCAGGAAGTGCAGAAGCTGTAGCACTGCCTAATCCTGGAGATTATCACTGGAGGAAAGGTGGTGAGGTTCACCTGAATGATCCTCTTGCTATAGCAAAGCTGCAAGAAGCTGCCAGGAGTAACAGCGTTGCTGCCTACAAGGAATATGCCAAACGTATCCATGAATTGAATAAAACCTGTAACCTGCGTGGTATGTTGAAGTTTAAGGAGTCAGAAGCCAAAATTCCATTGGATGAGGTGGAACCTGCTAGTGAAATTGTGAAAAGGTTTTGTACTGGGGCCATGAGTTATGGATCAATATCATTGGAGGCACACACAACCCTGGCTATTGCTATGAATACACTTGGGGGGAAATCAAATACTGGTATGTTCTTAGAAAGCATTTAGTATATGCTCATTTTAAGCTTCTATGTCCAACCTTGATCCACAAATTATGAAATTTTGCCATCTATGATTTGGTGGGCTTTTTGAAAATGTTCTTTCTTGAAGTGCAAATAATTGATCTTtatcttgtttatttatttcccCCCTTTTTATTGGGATTTCATTTGCTTTAGTTTTTTTTGGTGCCTGTCTATAATCATGTAAATTTATTGTTGCCTTAAACACATTTCTGGAAACTAAATTACAATGTTCCTAATTCAAATTTTGCTATTAGGTGAGGGAGGTGAGCAACCATCTCGTATGGTACCTCTACTTGATGGTTCAAGGAATCCAAAACGAAGTGCTATCAAGCAGGTTGCAAGTGGAAGATTTGGAGTTTCAAGTTATTACCTTACTAATGCTGATGAACTACAAATAAAGATGGCTCAGGTATTAATCTATTTTCTATTCTGCCAATTCTTGGCTATGTTGTGTTTAGTGCCTGTATTCCAGTTGGAATAGAGGTTTCTCTTGTTTATGGATTTATGTTCCTGGCAGATGATGCTGTGTTCTGCAAAGCACCTTGAGTGACTTTGCATCTTTAACTGATACGTACATTTGACATTTGGTGAGGTTAAAATGTTAACAAAGTAAATTCTTCTTTGTAGATTGAttactttttaacttaaatttccTTTGTTATGCAGGGTGCCAAGCCTGGTGAAGGAGGGGAACTTCCAGGTCATAAGGTAATAGGAGATATTGCTGTCACTAGAAACTCTACAGCTGGTGTGGGACTTATCAGTCCACCTCCCCATCATGATATCTATTCAATTGAAGACCTTGCACAGCTGATTCATGATCTTAAGGTAGGATCATGTCCTCTCtttatatgtgtgtatatatatcatTGTGGCCACTGAAACTTAAGAGTTCTTCATCTACCAATGATCCTAACCAGCCCTTGTTATGCAACATGATTCATGTCTATAATTGCTCTTCCAATAGTCTTTTCTGAGAGGTGGTTTATGGTTCCTTAAGATGTATTTTTTATGATGTTAATATTCTATGATTACTCTTTGATctttttttatttggtttttcAGAATTCAAATCCCTCAGCTCGAATCAGTGTGAAGCTGGTATCTGAAGCTGGTGTGGGAGTAATTGCTAGTGGGGTTGTCAAGGGGCATGCAGACCATGTCTTAATATCTGGTCATGATGGTGGCACTGGGGCCTCACGATGGACTGGCATAAAAAATGCTGGGCTTCCATGGGAACTTGGTTTGGCTGAGACCCACCAAACTCTAGTCGCCAATGACCTCCGTGGCCGTACAGTTCTCCAGACTGATGGCCAACTTAAAACTGGAAGAGATGTGGCCATTGCTGCACTTCTTGGTGCAGAAGAATTTGGCTTCAGCACAGCTCCTCTAATAACTCTGGGTTGTATTATGATGCGAAAATGCCACAAGAACACCTGCCCAGTGGGCATCGCTACTCAAGATCCTGTGTTGAGAGAAAAATTTGCTGGAGAGCCTGAACATGTTATAAACTTTTTCTTTATGCTAGCTGAGGAGGTCAGGGAGATAATGTCTCAGCTTGGTTTCCGAACAGTTACTGAGATGGTTGGTCGTTCAGATATGCTTGAGGTTGATAAGGAAGTCCTTAGTAATAATGAGAAACTTCAGAATATTGACCTCTCCTTGCTTCTCAGACCTGCTGCTGATATTCGCCCTGAAGCTGCTCAATATTGTATTCAAAAACAGGATCATGGCTTGGATATGGCTTTGGACCAAAGACTCATTAAACTATCTACAGCTGCTCTAGAGAAAGGTCTTCCTGTATACGTTGAAACACCTATATGCAATGTAAACCGTGCAGTTGGAACAATGCTGAGCCATGAAGTAACTAAGCGCTACCACCTTGCAGGGCTTCCAGCTGGTACAATTCATATCAAACTCTCAGGAAGTGCAGGGCAGAGCTTGGGAGCTTTCCTGTGCCCTGGCATCATGCTGGAGCTTGAAGGTGATAGCAATGACTATGTTGGAAAAGGATTATCAGGTGGAAAAATTGTAGTTTATCCTCCTAAAGGAAGTCGGTTTGATCCTAAGGAAAACATAGTAATTGGTAATGTGGCTCTCTATGGAGCTACTTCCGGGGAAGCATATTTCAATGGAATGGCAGCAGAAAGATTTTGTGTTCGTAATTCAGGTGCCAGAGCAGTTGTAGAAGGCGTTGGTGATCATGGTTGTGAGTACATGACTGGTGGGACTGTTGTTGTGCTTGGAAAAACTGGCAGGAATTTTGCTGCAGGTATGAGTGGTGGTATTGCTTATGTCCTTGATGTGGATGGAAAATTTCAATCTCGGTGCAATCCTGAGCTGGTGGACCTTGATAAAATTGAAGAAGAGGAGGATATTGTCACTCTGAAGATGATGATTCAGCAGCATCAGCGCCATACCAACAGCCAGTTAGCTAGAGAAGTACTTGCTGACTTTGAGAGCCTTCTGCCCAAATTCATAAAAGTATTCCCCAGAGATTACAAACGTGTTCTGGCAAAGATGAAAGACCAGAAAGCATCTGAACGTGCTGCAAAAGAAGCTGAGGAGCAAGATGAGGTAGAGCTGATGGAGAAAGATGCTTTTGAAGAGCTCAAGAAGTTGGCAGCTGCATCTTCGAATGAGAAATCAAGTCTGGTATGCAGTATTTGCTATTACCAAGTCTTACATTCCTTTATGTCTATGCTGCTTCTTAGTCAAACTTCTCTTTGCCTCGTCTTTCAGATTTATTTTGTTGTCTTTCTGATGTTTGGTTGCTATCAGCATACTGCCTATTGGTATCATGAACCATTTGTTTAATATCTAATTTGACTTCTGGAATTGTAGACAGTCGAAGCTGAACCAGTCAAGAGGCCTACTCAGGTTTCTGATGCTGTGAAACATCGTGGTTTTGTTGCTTATGAGCGTGAAGGTGTTCAATATAGAGATCCTAATGTTCGGATGCATGACTGGAAGGAGGTCATGGAGGAATCAAAACCTGGCCCACTTTTAAAGACACAGTCTGCTCGCTGCATGGACTGTGGTACTCCTTTCTGCCATCAGGTATTGATTACACTTTTTACTCTTTTTTCCGGCATTTTGGATATGAATTTGCTGAAACAACTGCTTATATCTAATCTATTTTATAAATGCAGGAGACCTCTGGATGTCCTCTCGGAAACAAAATACCTGAATTCAATGAACTGGTTTACCAAAATAGGTGGCGTGAAGCACTAGATCGTCTTCTAGAGACAAATAACTTCCCAGAGTTCACTGGCCGAGTGTGCCCTGCACCATGTGAAGGGTCTTGTGTGCTTGGTATTATTGAGAATCCTGTGTCCATCAAAAGCATTGAATGTGCTATCATAGACAAGGGATTTGAGGAAGGGTGGATGGTGCCACGACCTCCTCTCAAGAGAACAGGGTATGTCTTGTTACTTGGTTATTCAAATGCAATTTTCTAATCTCGTGGCATGATTCTGGAGATGCTCTGCCGCTTTGCAGGATTGAtaattttaactttgttttaactAAACTGAACATTGGTATATGTTCATTACTGCAGGAAAAGCATTGCTGTTATTGGAAGTGGACCATCTGGGTTGGCTGCTGCTGATCAACTAAATAGAATGGGTCACTCTGTGACTGTGTATGAGCGTGCTGATAGAATTGGAGGGCTTATGATGTATGGAGTCCCTAACATGAAGACTGACAAGGTAGATGTAGTTCAGCGACGTGTTAACCTTATGGCTGAGGAAGGAGTTAAATTTGTCGTCAATGCAAATATTGGAAAAGACCCGTCCTACTCCCTTGACCGGCTTCGAGAGGAAAATGATGCCATTGTTTTGGCAATTGGAGCCACAAAACCCAGGTAAATCtttgaggaagaaagaaagttgtTGATTGATAAAATCTTTGGAGATGTTTCAGTAATTTTGCCCTTCCTAACAATCAGTATGATCAATAtgataaaattcattatatagcATGGTTGGTGAATTGACTGCATTTATTTGCTTGATGCAGGGACCTTCCTGTACCTGGACGAGATTTATCTGGTGTTCATTTTGCAATGGAATTCCTACATGCAAATACTAAAAGCTTGCTTGATAGTGATCTCCAAGATGGTAACTACATATCAGCCAAGGGCAAGAAAGTAGTAGTCATCGGTGGAGGTGACACTGGTACAGATTGCATTGGGACATCTATCCGGCATGGATGTAGCAGGATTGTAAATCTTGAGTTGCTTCCTCAGCCACCGCAGACAAGAGCTCCTGGCAATCCTTGGCCACAGGTTTAATAGCTTTATTCTccctttcttgatgattttttgcTGTTGCTTCCTATATATGAAAGGAAATATAGAATATAGGGCTCTTATTAGCATTCGAATAAAGTATAGCAGTTTTCCTAGACATCTGActgttttctcttttcttttatggAATCGTAGTGGCCTCGCATATTCCGTGTAGACTATGGGCACCAAGAAGCTGCTACCAAATTTGGAAAAGACCCAAGATCCTATGAGGTTTTGACTAAGAGGTTTATAGGAGA
This window of the Gossypium arboreum isolate Shixiya-1 chromosome 12, ASM2569848v2, whole genome shotgun sequence genome carries:
- the LOC108479092 gene encoding glutamate synthase 1 [NADH], chloroplastic isoform X1; translated protein: MSSAPTSSSLVQIRKSSCSLPSINKSYLNPQLNVTLSNRRKTSNARCFVTKKSSVALEKKFLGIRLRGSEKLHFWQSEGPGRVPKLRVMVRSALSGVPEKPLGLYDPSFDKDSCGVGFVAELSGDSSRKTVTDAVEMLIRMSHRGACGCETNTGDGAGILVALPHGFYKEVAKDVGFELPPPGEYAVGMFFLPSSESRREESKNVFTKVAESLGHRVLGWRSVPTDNSGLGNAALQTEPVIEQVFLTPTPRSKADLEQQMYILRRVSMVAIRAALNLQHGGVRDFYICSLSSRTVVYKGQLKPDQLQNYYYADLGNERFTSYMALIHSRFSTNTFPSWDRAQPMRVLGHNGEINTLRGNINWMKAREGLLKCKELGLSKNEMKKLLPIVDASSSDSGAFDGVLELLVRAGRSLPEAVMMMIPEAWQNDKNMDPQRKALYEYFSALMEPWDGPALISFTDGRYLGATLDRNGLRPGRFYVTHSGRVIMASEVGVVDIPPEDVLRKGRLNPGMMLLVDFENHIVVDDEALKQQYSLARPYGEWLQRQKIELNDIVDSVQESERLPPSIAGSMPASNDDDNMDNLGIHGLLAPLKAFGYTVEALEMLLLPMAKDGTEALGSMGNDAPLAVMSNREKLTFEYFKQMFAQVTNPPIDPIREKIVTSMECMIGPEGDLTETTEEQCHRLSLKGPLLSIEETEAIKKMKFKGWRSKVLDITYSKDCGRKGLEETLDRICAEARDAIKEGYTLLVLSDRAFSSKRVAVSSLLAVGAVHHHLVKNLERTRVGLIVESAEPREVHHFCTLVGFGADAICPYLAIETIWRLQVDGKIPPKSSGEFHSKEELVKKYFKASNYGMMKVLAKMGISTLASYKGAQIFEALGLSSEVIEKCFARTPSRVEGATFEMLARDALHLHELAFPSRAFAPGSAEAVALPNPGDYHWRKGGEVHLNDPLAIAKLQEAARSNSVAAYKEYAKRIHELNKTCNLRGMLKFKESEAKIPLDEVEPASEIVKRFCTGAMSYGSISLEAHTTLAIAMNTLGGKSNTGEGGEQPSRMVPLLDGSRNPKRSAIKQVASGRFGVSSYYLTNADELQIKMAQGAKPGEGGELPGHKVIGDIAVTRNSTAGVGLISPPPHHDIYSIEDLAQLIHDLKNSNPSARISVKLVSEAGVGVIASGVVKGHADHVLISGHDGGTGASRWTGIKNAGLPWELGLAETHQTLVANDLRGRTVLQTDGQLKTGRDVAIAALLGAEEFGFSTAPLITLGCIMMRKCHKNTCPVGIATQDPVLREKFAGEPEHVINFFFMLAEEVREIMSQLGFRTVTEMVGRSDMLEVDKEVLSNNEKLQNIDLSLLLRPAADIRPEAAQYCIQKQDHGLDMALDQRLIKLSTAALEKGLPVYVETPICNVNRAVGTMLSHEVTKRYHLAGLPAGTIHIKLSGSAGQSLGAFLCPGIMLELEGDSNDYVGKGLSGGKIVVYPPKGSRFDPKENIVIGNVALYGATSGEAYFNGMAAERFCVRNSGARAVVEGVGDHGCEYMTGGTVVVLGKTGRNFAAGMSGGIAYVLDVDGKFQSRCNPELVDLDKIEEEEDIVTLKMMIQQHQRHTNSQLAREVLADFESLLPKFIKVFPRDYKRVLAKMKDQKASERAAKEAEEQDEVELMEKDAFEELKKLAAASSNEKSSLTVEAEPVKRPTQVSDAVKHRGFVAYEREGVQYRDPNVRMHDWKEVMEESKPGPLLKTQSARCMDCGTPFCHQETSGCPLGNKIPEFNELVYQNRWREALDRLLETNNFPEFTGRVCPAPCEGSCVLGIIENPVSIKSIECAIIDKGFEEGWMVPRPPLKRTGKSIAVIGSGPSGLAAADQLNRMGHSVTVYERADRIGGLMMYGVPNMKTDKVDVVQRRVNLMAEEGVKFVVNANIGKDPSYSLDRLREENDAIVLAIGATKPRDLPVPGRDLSGVHFAMEFLHANTKSLLDSDLQDGNYISAKGKKVVVIGGGDTGTDCIGTSIRHGCSRIVNLELLPQPPQTRAPGNPWPQWPRIFRVDYGHQEAATKFGKDPRSYEVLTKRFIGDDNGNVKGLEVVRVRWEKDASGRFQFKEVEGSEEIIEADLVLLAMGFLGPESTLAEKLGVEQDNRSNLKAEYGRFTTNVDGVFAAGDCRRGQSLVVWAISEGRQAAAQVDKYLTKEDKDTSVEGENQDSVKRHQDLPQKQQTVMK
- the LOC108479092 gene encoding glutamate synthase [NADH], amyloplastic isoform X2, whose translation is MKLDAGLDGLGELIHSRFSTNTFPSWDRAQPMRVLGHNGEINTLRGNINWMKAREGLLKCKELGLSKNEMKKLLPIVDASSSDSGAFDGVLELLVRAGRSLPEAVMMMIPEAWQNDKNMDPQRKALYEYFSALMEPWDGPALISFTDGRYLGATLDRNGLRPGRFYVTHSGRVIMASEVGVVDIPPEDVLRKGRLNPGMMLLVDFENHIVVDDEALKQQYSLARPYGEWLQRQKIELNDIVDSVQESERLPPSIAGSMPASNDDDNMDNLGIHGLLAPLKAFGYTVEALEMLLLPMAKDGTEALGSMGNDAPLAVMSNREKLTFEYFKQMFAQVTNPPIDPIREKIVTSMECMIGPEGDLTETTEEQCHRLSLKGPLLSIEETEAIKKMKFKGWRSKVLDITYSKDCGRKGLEETLDRICAEARDAIKEGYTLLVLSDRAFSSKRVAVSSLLAVGAVHHHLVKNLERTRVGLIVESAEPREVHHFCTLVGFGADAICPYLAIETIWRLQVDGKIPPKSSGEFHSKEELVKKYFKASNYGMMKVLAKMGISTLASYKGAQIFEALGLSSEVIEKCFARTPSRVEGATFEMLARDALHLHELAFPSRAFAPGSAEAVALPNPGDYHWRKGGEVHLNDPLAIAKLQEAARSNSVAAYKEYAKRIHELNKTCNLRGMLKFKESEAKIPLDEVEPASEIVKRFCTGAMSYGSISLEAHTTLAIAMNTLGGKSNTGEGGEQPSRMVPLLDGSRNPKRSAIKQVASGRFGVSSYYLTNADELQIKMAQGAKPGEGGELPGHKVIGDIAVTRNSTAGVGLISPPPHHDIYSIEDLAQLIHDLKNSNPSARISVKLVSEAGVGVIASGVVKGHADHVLISGHDGGTGASRWTGIKNAGLPWELGLAETHQTLVANDLRGRTVLQTDGQLKTGRDVAIAALLGAEEFGFSTAPLITLGCIMMRKCHKNTCPVGIATQDPVLREKFAGEPEHVINFFFMLAEEVREIMSQLGFRTVTEMVGRSDMLEVDKEVLSNNEKLQNIDLSLLLRPAADIRPEAAQYCIQKQDHGLDMALDQRLIKLSTAALEKGLPVYVETPICNVNRAVGTMLSHEVTKRYHLAGLPAGTIHIKLSGSAGQSLGAFLCPGIMLELEGDSNDYVGKGLSGGKIVVYPPKGSRFDPKENIVIGNVALYGATSGEAYFNGMAAERFCVRNSGARAVVEGVGDHGCEYMTGGTVVVLGKTGRNFAAGMSGGIAYVLDVDGKFQSRCNPELVDLDKIEEEEDIVTLKMMIQQHQRHTNSQLAREVLADFESLLPKFIKVFPRDYKRVLAKMKDQKASERAAKEAEEQDEVELMEKDAFEELKKLAAASSNEKSSLTVEAEPVKRPTQVSDAVKHRGFVAYEREGVQYRDPNVRMHDWKEVMEESKPGPLLKTQSARCMDCGTPFCHQETSGCPLGNKIPEFNELVYQNRWREALDRLLETNNFPEFTGRVCPAPCEGSCVLGIIENPVSIKSIECAIIDKGFEEGWMVPRPPLKRTGKSIAVIGSGPSGLAAADQLNRMGHSVTVYERADRIGGLMMYGVPNMKTDKVDVVQRRVNLMAEEGVKFVVNANIGKDPSYSLDRLREENDAIVLAIGATKPRDLPVPGRDLSGVHFAMEFLHANTKSLLDSDLQDGNYISAKGKKVVVIGGGDTGTDCIGTSIRHGCSRIVNLELLPQPPQTRAPGNPWPQWPRIFRVDYGHQEAATKFGKDPRSYEVLTKRFIGDDNGNVKGLEVVRVRWEKDASGRFQFKEVEGSEEIIEADLVLLAMGFLGPESTLAEKLGVEQDNRSNLKAEYGRFTTNVDGVFAAGDCRRGQSLVVWAISEGRQAAAQVDKYLTKEDKDTSVEGENQDSVKRHQDLPQKQQTVMK
- the LOC108479092 gene encoding glutamate synthase [NADH], amyloplastic isoform X3; the protein is MLDWMAWIHSRFSTNTFPSWDRAQPMRVLGHNGEINTLRGNINWMKAREGLLKCKELGLSKNEMKKLLPIVDASSSDSGAFDGVLELLVRAGRSLPEAVMMMIPEAWQNDKNMDPQRKALYEYFSALMEPWDGPALISFTDGRYLGATLDRNGLRPGRFYVTHSGRVIMASEVGVVDIPPEDVLRKGRLNPGMMLLVDFENHIVVDDEALKQQYSLARPYGEWLQRQKIELNDIVDSVQESERLPPSIAGSMPASNDDDNMDNLGIHGLLAPLKAFGYTVEALEMLLLPMAKDGTEALGSMGNDAPLAVMSNREKLTFEYFKQMFAQVTNPPIDPIREKIVTSMECMIGPEGDLTETTEEQCHRLSLKGPLLSIEETEAIKKMKFKGWRSKVLDITYSKDCGRKGLEETLDRICAEARDAIKEGYTLLVLSDRAFSSKRVAVSSLLAVGAVHHHLVKNLERTRVGLIVESAEPREVHHFCTLVGFGADAICPYLAIETIWRLQVDGKIPPKSSGEFHSKEELVKKYFKASNYGMMKVLAKMGISTLASYKGAQIFEALGLSSEVIEKCFARTPSRVEGATFEMLARDALHLHELAFPSRAFAPGSAEAVALPNPGDYHWRKGGEVHLNDPLAIAKLQEAARSNSVAAYKEYAKRIHELNKTCNLRGMLKFKESEAKIPLDEVEPASEIVKRFCTGAMSYGSISLEAHTTLAIAMNTLGGKSNTGEGGEQPSRMVPLLDGSRNPKRSAIKQVASGRFGVSSYYLTNADELQIKMAQGAKPGEGGELPGHKVIGDIAVTRNSTAGVGLISPPPHHDIYSIEDLAQLIHDLKNSNPSARISVKLVSEAGVGVIASGVVKGHADHVLISGHDGGTGASRWTGIKNAGLPWELGLAETHQTLVANDLRGRTVLQTDGQLKTGRDVAIAALLGAEEFGFSTAPLITLGCIMMRKCHKNTCPVGIATQDPVLREKFAGEPEHVINFFFMLAEEVREIMSQLGFRTVTEMVGRSDMLEVDKEVLSNNEKLQNIDLSLLLRPAADIRPEAAQYCIQKQDHGLDMALDQRLIKLSTAALEKGLPVYVETPICNVNRAVGTMLSHEVTKRYHLAGLPAGTIHIKLSGSAGQSLGAFLCPGIMLELEGDSNDYVGKGLSGGKIVVYPPKGSRFDPKENIVIGNVALYGATSGEAYFNGMAAERFCVRNSGARAVVEGVGDHGCEYMTGGTVVVLGKTGRNFAAGMSGGIAYVLDVDGKFQSRCNPELVDLDKIEEEEDIVTLKMMIQQHQRHTNSQLAREVLADFESLLPKFIKVFPRDYKRVLAKMKDQKASERAAKEAEEQDEVELMEKDAFEELKKLAAASSNEKSSLTVEAEPVKRPTQVSDAVKHRGFVAYEREGVQYRDPNVRMHDWKEVMEESKPGPLLKTQSARCMDCGTPFCHQETSGCPLGNKIPEFNELVYQNRWREALDRLLETNNFPEFTGRVCPAPCEGSCVLGIIENPVSIKSIECAIIDKGFEEGWMVPRPPLKRTGKSIAVIGSGPSGLAAADQLNRMGHSVTVYERADRIGGLMMYGVPNMKTDKVDVVQRRVNLMAEEGVKFVVNANIGKDPSYSLDRLREENDAIVLAIGATKPRDLPVPGRDLSGVHFAMEFLHANTKSLLDSDLQDGNYISAKGKKVVVIGGGDTGTDCIGTSIRHGCSRIVNLELLPQPPQTRAPGNPWPQWPRIFRVDYGHQEAATKFGKDPRSYEVLTKRFIGDDNGNVKGLEVVRVRWEKDASGRFQFKEVEGSEEIIEADLVLLAMGFLGPESTLAEKLGVEQDNRSNLKAEYGRFTTNVDGVFAAGDCRRGQSLVVWAISEGRQAAAQVDKYLTKEDKDTSVEGENQDSVKRHQDLPQKQQTVMK